The following coding sequences are from one Dromaius novaehollandiae isolate bDroNov1 chromosome 24, bDroNov1.hap1, whole genome shotgun sequence window:
- the LOC112980555 gene encoding arylacetamide deacetylase-like 4, translating into MALAYILLVLFPAVFIAAFIFLVMGVINFDFSNSEIPPGVNQPIKLRIIHIILISRAVVGRILENIGICSQISFVRYMQGRKTLGADQNLFIKDLWFEKVPVRIYQPKAPSASQRRGVMFFHGGGWVFGSLETHEKLCRSIARESESVVVSVGYRLAPEHKYPAAYEDCLHATVHFMKNLEHYGVDPARIIVSGDSAGGNLAAAVSQTLASRPDLPKLRAQILIYPGLQALDFNLPSYQQNRGVPLLFRERAAFYVLQYLNGDASNLEEVLEGSHIPSDIILNYRKWVSPDHIPEKFKARGYKPHVLLECATEVYEAVKRFCEPNLCPLLAEDGIVQQLPETFILTCEYDVLRDDGLLYKKRLEDNGVPVTWYHLEDGFHGIINPFNSDWSSFSAGKRGLDNIVNFLKSL; encoded by the exons ATGGCACTTGCTTATATATTGCTGGTGTTATTCCCGGCAGTTTTCATCGCTGCATTTATATTTTTGGTTATGGGGGTAATTAATTTTGATTTCTCCAACTCAGAAATTCCTCCTGGCGTGAATCAACCCATTAAGCTCCGAATCattcatattattttaataagCAGAGCTGTGGTG GGGAGGATTTTGGAAAACATTGGCATCTGCAGTCAGATTAGCTTTGTCCGGTATATGCAAGGTAGAAAGACTCTGGGAGCAGACCAAAACCTCTTCATCAAGGACCTGTGGTTTGAAAAGGTGCCTGTGAGGATTTATCAGCCTAAGGCTCCATCTGCCAGCCAAAGGAGAGGAGTTATGTTCTTCCATGGAGGAGGATGGGTATTTGGAAGTCTTG agaCCCATGAAAAGCTATGCCGCTCTATTGCCAGAGAAAGCGAATCAGTGGTTGTATCTGTTGG GTACCGTTTAGCTCCTGAGCACAAATACCCTGCCGCATATGAAGACTGTCTTCATGCTACCGTACACTTTATGAAGAATTTAGAGCACTATGGGGTGGATCCTGCCCGTATAATTGTCagtggggacagtgctgggggcAATCTAGCAGCTGCTGTTAGCCAGACCCTTGCAAGCAGACCAGACCTCCCAAAACTACGGGCTCAGATCTTGATCTACCCAGGCCTTCAGGCACTGGATTTTAATTTACCGTCCTATCAGCAAAATCGGGGAGTCCCTCTCCTATTCCGAGAACGTGCTGCTTTCTATGTGTTACAGTACCTAAATGGGGATGCATCAAACCTGGAAGAGGTACTGGAGGGTTCTCACATTCCTTCAGATATTATATTAAATTATAGGAAATGGGTAAGTCCAGATCATATTCCTGAAAAATTTAAGGCCAGAGGCTACAAACCACACGTGCTACTTGAATGTGCAACTGAAGTTTATGAGGCAGTGAAAAGATTCTGTGAGCCCAACCTGTGTCCACTGTTAGCTGAAGATGGTATTGTTCAGCAGCTGCCTGAGACTTTCATCTTGACGTGTGAGTACGACGTGCTGCGAGACGACGGTTTGCTGTACAAGAAGAGATTAGAGGACAACGGTGTTCCGGTGACCTGGTACCACCTTGAGGATGGGTTCCATGGAATCATAAACCCATTTAATAGTGACTGGTCGtcattttcagctggaaaaagggGTCTTGATAATATTGTTAACTTTCTAAAAAGCTTATAG